In the Eremothecium cymbalariae DBVPG#7215 chromosome 7, complete sequence genome, one interval contains:
- a CDS encoding uncharacterized protein (similar to Kluyveromyces lactis KLLA0E24442g) has protein sequence MKMLQGVRAFQKLKKSCAYSTAAKELKPLPVKETVNMAYDLHLPERSVIGKMPYHSPEPIVFIHGLFGWKRFYRNDCKTLATALQTPVYAVDMRNHGDTEHAMPFDYNTLMDDLVLLLRKLDIKKVNLIGYSMGGKMSMLTALNYPELVSSACIIDNAPINQPHISPFLKVFSKSCQHVENMKIRATDKEWRSKVAVGLKRYIPNPGIRSYLLQNVSGTPPKKYRSPVIDWNDGNVHFVNPVNHLFQCVVKDASAWPVEQVAGKQFLGPVNFIRGTKSEFVNADGEKAIAEYFPYHKIQSINTTHNVLHERPQEYLRSVIDFFKTTRYVLERKRDSERVTMIAKPKPLTSSQNAAEYS, from the coding sequence atgaagaTGCTTCAAGGTGTGAGAGCgtttcaaaagttgaaaaagtcGTGTGCATACTCTACTGCTGCAAAAGAACTGAAGCCCTTGCCAGTCAAGGAAACAGTTAATATGGCCTATGATTTACACTTGCCAGAAAGATCGGTCATCGGTAAGATGCCATATCACTCACCGGAACCAATAGTTTTCATCCATGGATTATTTGGATGGAAAAGATTTTACAGGAACGATTGTAAAACGTTAGCTACGGCGTTGCAGACACCAGTGTATGCCGTTGATATGAGAAATCATGGTGACACAGAACATGCTATGCCATTCGATTACAACACGCTTATGGATGATCTGGTTTTACTCCTAAGAAAGCTAGACATCAAAAAGGTGAACCTAATTGGATATTCCATGGGTGGTAAAATGAGTATGTTGACAGCTTTGAACTACCCAGAATTGGTTAGCTCTGCATGCATTATTGACAACGCACCAATAAACCAACCTCACATTAGTCCTTTCTTGAAGGTGTTCTCAAAGTCATGTCAACACGttgaaaatatgaaaatCAGGGCAACTGATAAGGAATGGAGATCTAAGGTAGCTGTTGGATTGAAGAGATACATACCAAATCCAGGTATTAGGTCATACCTTTTACAAAATGTTAGCGGCACTCCACCTAAAAAATATAGATCCCCAGTCATCGATTGGAATGACGGTAATGTTCACTTTGTCAATCCCGTTAATCACTTATTCCAATGTGTGGTTAAAGATGCTTCAGCATGGCCTGTGGAACAAGTTGCTGGTAAACAATTTTTGGGTCCAGTGAATTTCATTAGAGGCACTAAATCTGAATTTGTCAATGCCGATGGTGAAAAGGCAATTGCTGAGTATTTCCCATACCATAAGATCCAGTCTATCAATACTACTCACAACGTCTTGCATGAAAGACCGCAAGAATATCTCAGAAGCGTCATTGACTTTTTTAAGACAACCAGATACGTCTTAGAACGTAAGCGTGATTCCGAACGGGTGACTATGATCGCCAAGCCTAAACCGTTAACATCATCTCAAAACGCCGCCGAATATTCTTGA
- the MSD1 gene encoding aspartate--tRNA ligase MSD1 (similar to Ashbya gossypii AGR206C), protein MLKLTRRKLHSCPTLLKVLPSYDAVKSRFTFSKESSSIQNILKRPNERHVVVNGWIDGKPKKVNKSLIFGKLRDSDGQTIQLVDSLSLLKQSQVEDVVQVQGKLVQKKLQNPHEDAQYEIKLTSINTLNASGKEPSQLQDFKVTGNYPPEYRYLQLRLPIFQERLKTRYEASKVIRNTLDSFKFTEIETPLLFKSTPEGAREFLVPTRYQNDGNPLVYALPQSPQQYKQLLIASGVKNYYQIARCFRDEDLRSDRQPEFTQVDLEMAFANSTDVMAVVEKTVTDVWNTLCKNGNLHTLDKSGQIVPVSDEVPIKQLSYEQVMTVYGIDKPNLKFAELKLIALNEFNVHGHANRDFPVFEVMVLRNAFSSSEDYEANWAHLSNSKEYNYRTPIVVPILNEGTESTWFEQFLSIAHFENPKLVKNFLRLKVGDIICGCTRQPKHAIFENPTPLGRLRQLVIQSKRGKELYQTTNKDVASWVVDFPLFSPVESPVAYSKSKQLYPRYEKDKLTSTHHPFTMVKLEHYDALSHNPLSCLGQHYDLVVNGVELGGGSTRIHDPELQRYIFNQILKIESEEVIFGHLLRAFSMGTPPHAGFAIGFDRLVAMLCGSETIRDVIAFPKSITGSDLVVGSPSAVNDETLRNYNLSSRRIKNRED, encoded by the coding sequence ATGTTAAAACTAACCAGAAGGAAGTTGCATAGTTGTCCAACTTTGCTTAAAGTCCTTCCAAGTTACGATGCAGTCAAATCTAGGTTTACCTTTTCGAAAGAATCATCCAgcattcaaaatattttgaaacgGCCAAACGAACGTCATGTTGTAGTAAACGGTTGGATCGACGGAAAGCCTAAGAAAGTGAATAAGAGTCTCATTTTTGGGAAGTTACGTGATTCCGATGGGCAAACTATCCAATTAGTTGACTCCTTATCTCTTTTAAAGCAATCCcaagttgaagatgttgtCCAAGTGCAGGGAAAACTGGTTCAAAAGAAGTTACAGAACCCACATGAAGATGCGCAATACGAGATTAAATTAACAAGTATAAACACATTAAATGCCTCTGGTAAAGAACCTTCTCAGCTTCAAGATTTCAAAGTTACTGGTAACTATCCTCCAGAGTATAGATACTTGCAATTAAGATTACCCATATTTCAGGAACGGTTAAAGACCAGATATGAAGCCTCAAAAGTAATTAGAAACACTTTGGATAGCTTCAAATTCACAGAAATAGAGACTCCTCTGTTGTTTAAATCCACTCCAGAAGGTGCTCGTGAATTTTTAGTCCCCACAAGATATCAGAACGATGGTAATCCTCTTGTGTATGCTTTACCACAATCTCCTCAACAATATAAGCAACTTTTAATTGCAAGTGGCGTTAAAAActattatcaaattgcACGTTGTTTTCGAGATGAGGATCTCAGGAGTGACAGACAACCAGAATTCACTCAAGTTGACCTGGAAATGGCCTTTGCTAACTCTACAGACGTCATGGCTGTAGTAGAGAAAACGGTTACTGACGTATGGAATACCCTATGCAAAAATGGTAATTTGCATACTTTAGATAAATCAGGTCAGATTGTTCCTGTCAGCGATGAAGTTCCCATAAAGCAGCTCAGTTACGAACAGGTTATGACCGTATATGGTATTGATAAACCAAACCTGAAGTTCGCAGAGTTGAAACTGATAGCtttaaatgaatttaaCGTACACGGCCACGCCAATAGGGATTTCCCCGTATTTGAAGTTATGGTGCTCCGCAATGCATTTAGTAGCTCTGAGGACTATGAAGCAAACTGGGCGCATCTTTCAAATAGCAAGGAATACAATTATAGAACCCCAATTGTTGTGCCTATACTAAATGAAGGCACGGAATCTACATGGTTTGAACAATTCCTTTCTATTGCACATTTTGAAAACCCGAAACTAGTCAAGAATTTCCTCAGGTTGAAGGTTGGGGATATTATATGTGGCTGTACACGACAACCCAAACatgcaatatttgaaaatccaACTCCTTTGGGCAGGCTACGTCAGTTAGTGATTCAATCAAAGCGTGGAAAGGAGTTATATCAGACAACGAATAAAGATGTAGCTAGCTGGGTTGTTGACTTCCCTCTATTCTCTCCAGTAGAATCTCCAGTGGCATATTCTAAATCTAAACAGCTTTATCCACGGTATGAAAAGGATAAACTAACTTCTACACATCATCCATTTACTATGGTAAAGCTGGAGCATTATGATGCATTGAGTCATAATCCGCTGTCTTGTTTAGGCCAGCACTATGACCTTGTTGTCAATGGTGTCGAATTGGGCGGTGGCTCTACCAGAATTCACGACCCAGAATTGCAGCggtatatttttaatcaaatattaaaaattgAGTCTGAAGAAGTCATCTTTGGTCATTTGTTGCGTGCATTTTCAATGGGAACTCCACCACATGCAGGATTTGCCATTGGATTTGATAGACTTGTAGCTATGTTATGTGGTAGTGAAACTATAAGAGATGTTATTGCGTTTCCTAAAAGTATCACTGGATCTGATCTAGTTGTAGGAAGCCCCAGTGCAGTAAATGATGAGACACTAAGGAATTATAACCTCTCTAGTCgaagaattaaaaatcGCGAGGAttga
- the SWD3 gene encoding Swd3p (similar to Ashbya gossypii AGR207C) — protein sequence MLELKLPIKLPSDDNLYTSARISPSREHVAICHRVTIYVFCIATSTLKPYITTHSGPINDICWSPDSNCIASASEDFTVEITHLEYGRLHKLMGHTAPVLSLVYNCKGNLLCSSSMDESIKEWDILTGTVLKTMSAHSDPVVSIDVPVCDSTILSSGSYDGLIRIFDTKTGHCLKTLTYDKDWQTDDGVVPISQVKFSENGKFLLVRSLDSVVKIWDFIRGCVVRTFKIPGGCKRSKYSCGMDFLYPEDGSIDPLVIIGSEDGSIYCWDSQSKALIQDIKCHDQASPIMSISSQGSLVCTLSLNGKCNIWEWR from the coding sequence ATGTTAGAATTGAAGTTGCCAATCAAGCTTCCGTCGGATGATAATCTGTATACATCAGCTAGGATCTCTCCAAGTCGTGAGCATGTGGCAATCTGCCATCGAGTAACGATTTACGTTTTTTGCATTGCTACAAGTACCTTAAAACCATATATTACGACACACTCTGGTCCTATAAACGATATATGTTGGTCCCCAGATTCGAACTGCATAGCAAGTGCTTCTGAAGACTTCACAGTTGAGATTACCCATTTGGAATATGGGAGATTGCACAAGCTAATGGGCCACACGGCGCCTGTTCTGTCATTGGTGTACAACTGCAAGGGCAATCTGCTTTGCTCCTCCTCAATGGACGAGAGTATAAAGGAATGGGATATTCTCACGGGTACGGTGCTGAAGACCATGTCCGCACATTCGGATCCTGTTGTGTCTATTGATGTTCCTGTGTGTGACTCTACGATATTGAGTTCTGGATCGTATGATGGTTTAATCAGGATTTTTGATACAAAAACAGGCCATTGTTTGAAGACTCTAACTTATGATAAAGATTGGCAGACGGATGATGGTGTCGTACCAATCTCTCAGGTCAAATTTAGTGAAAATGGCAAATTTCTGCTTGTCAGATCTTTGGACAGTGTCGTTAAAATATGGGATTTCATACGAGGATGTGTGGTCCGCACTTTCAAAATTCCTGGGGGTTGTAAGCGTTCAAAGTATTCCTGTGGAATGGACTTTCTATACCCAGAGGATGGTAGTATTGACCCGTTGGTAATCATCGGGTCCGAGGATGGTAGCATTTACTGCTGGGATTCACAATCTAAAGCACTTATTCAAGATATTAAATGCCATGATCAAGCGTCACCTATAATGTCAATTAGTAGCCAAGGTTCACTAGTATGTACTTTATCTCTAAATGGTAAGTGTAATATATGGGAATGGAGATAG
- the UMP1 gene encoding Ump1p (similar to Ashbya gossypii AGR208W): protein MNVVPPSEYKTSVSTVSATEFRSNAVPSLPDTLRGQVGARPLNTQLNDRHPLETRVKNWDANEQKRKLEQYRQIFGVAEPMRRVMELEIVQQTDFNPIADPSNIHRDILLNKEASIDWEDIYPDSAGLSGDITLSNDVHTKIEKSLGI, encoded by the coding sequence ATGAACGTCGTGCCTCCAAGTGAATACAAGACCTCCGTGTCCACCGTTTCAGCCACAGAATTCAGATCTAACGCCGTCCCCAGTCTTCCCGACACCCTTCGTGGCCAAGTCGGCGCTAGACCACTAAACACACAGCTCAACGACAGACATCCGCTCGAAACAAGAGTCAAGAATTGGGATGCAAACGaacagaaaagaaaactggAGCAATACAGACAGATTTTTGGCGTGGCGGAGCCCATGAGACGTGTCATGGAGCTTGAAATCGTCCAGCAAACGGATTTCAATCCAATTGCAGACCCCTCGAACATCCATAGAGATATCCTACTGAACAAAGAAGCCTCCATTGATTGGGAAGATATCTACCCAGACTCTGCGGGTCTCTCTGGTGACATTACACTATCCAATGATGTTCATACGAAGATTGAAAAGTCGCTCGGAATCTAA
- a CDS encoding GYF domain-containing protein (similar to Ashbya gossypii AGR209W), which yields MTPSTPLSSTAATPLTADNVPLSNFQLDHVSSANSVPVQHLQHLQQQSQHPVPPLTASASLPASGPAVATAPPGFGSNFLSSMKFQESEWNYIDQAGQMQGPFTSGMMDSWYTQRFFMHSLQIKISNGRLNPFGMDETVFITLLDLITKVNDFIEPFKKFDIICWQFEQQLCAHEQSHIQSPVASPVSAPLLSLSQPGTTTTTMTTTTTTLAPVRPKVAANIVQCDYSYNELMQLKDSDGGYYRQVSVEIPISKSVKKLSDEEFSIEWDAHNVAITIMREASERDARLKAKSEPENQNQLAEEVLSTTSIEPEQVETPDAKILESGLTEAVNNISKNVNANGLASRHTSTEGLSVISEEKTTTNSQETTTTNSQEITTKNSQEITTTNSQETTAKERVAKREITTKPAPWANKSLVVVEGPSLIEIQKKEEGEKKKREQELLLKGRKQAVKLQQELMKEETTQVSITSVASWASKTKPSEPAKPVKNFDEVYQEQMKEKDFIEEQKRLWEKAQRMYKSQKSTSNVADNEWTTVSAKQTQKKAVPKSVQQPISYASPDKLRAVSSSSNSNRALPRKTSVAAAPGAPVIKQPVPTYGGNASTSARQEFLRWCRSQMKLLPGIEINSVLEMLLSLPAGNESQEIIADTIYSNSSIMDGKRFATEFIKRRIECEKKLVDPLTWSQALSLPEGEQDDWEFQVVGKKKGRRH from the coding sequence ATGACTCCGTCAACGCCGTTGTCATCTACAGCTGCCACGCCGTTGACCGCCGACAATGTACCGTTGAGTAATTTTCAATTGGACCATGTTTCATCGGCAAATTCGGTGCCGGTACAGCATCTGCAGCATCTGCAGCAACAAAGTCAGCATCCTGTTCCACCGTTGACGGCATCAGCATCATTACCAGCATCAGGACCAGCAGTGGCGACTGCGCCGCCTGGTTTCGGTTCAAATTTTTTGTCGTCTATGAAGTTTCAAGAGTCTGAATGGAATTATATAGACCAGGCCGGTCAAATGCAAGGTCCATTTACATCTGGGATGATGGACTCATGGTATACGCAGCGGTTTTTCATGCATAGTCTTCAAATTAAGATTAGTAATGGTAGGCTAAATCCGTTTGGAATGGATGAGACTGTGTTTATCACACTGCTCGATCTAATTACGAAGGTAAACGATTTTATTGAGCCTTTTAagaaatttgatattatttgttgGCAGTTTGAACAACAGCTATGTGCGCACGAGCAGTCTCACATTCAGTCGCCTGTGGCTTCTCCTGTGTCAGCTCCGCTGCTTTCTTTGTCTCAGCCGGGGACCACCACTACTACAATGACGACAACGACAACCACACTGGCGCCTGTCAGACCGAAGGTGGCGGCTAATATTGTGCAGTGTGATTATAGTTATAATGAGCTCATGCAACTCAAAGATAGTGATGGTGGCTACTATCGGCAAGTTTCCGTTGAGATTCCCATTTCTAAAAGTGTGAAAAAACTGAGTGATGAGGAATTTAGCATAGAGTGGGACGCACACAATGTGGCAATAACTATCATGAGGGAGGCCAGTGAGCGCGATGCTCGGCTTAAGGCCAAATCAGAACCTGAGAACCAAAATCAGTTGGCAGAGGAAGTCTTGTCGACAACTAGTATAGAACCGGAGCAAGTTGAAACGCCAGACGCCAAGATATTGGAATCTGGATTGACAGAAGCTGTTAACAATATAAGCAAGAACGTAAATGCCAATGGATTAGCTTCTAGACATACATCCACTGAAGGGCTCAGTGTCATATCAGAAGAGAAAACGACGACGAACTCCCAAGAAACAACGACGACGAACTCCCAAGAGATAACGACGAAGAACTCCCAAGAGATAACGACGACGAACTCCCAAGAGACAACCGCGAAAGAACGAGTAGCAAAAAGGGAAATAACAACGAAACCAGCACCGTGGGCAAATAAGTCCTTAGTTGTTGTAGAAGGTCCGTCGTTAATTGAAATACAGAAGAAAGAGGAGggagaaaagaagaaacgTGAACAAGAACTCCTATTGAAAGGTCGCAAACAAGCAGTAAAACTCCAGCAGGAACTTATGAAGGAGGAAACCACGCAGGTCAGCATTACCTCTGTGGCTTCTTGGGCTAGTAAGACCAAACCGTCAGAGCCTGCTAAACCGgttaaaaactttgatgaAGTATATCAAGAACAGATGAAAGAGAAGGACTTCATCGAGGAACAGAAAAGATTGTGGGAAAAGGCACAAAGAATGTATAAATCGCAAAAAAGTACTTCTAATGTAGCTGATAATGAATGGACAACGGTAAGCGCAAAGCAGACGCAGAAAAAGGCGGTGCCCAAATCTGTACAACAACCAATAAGTTACGCTAGTCCTGACAAGCTGCGTGCCGTTAGCTCTAGTAGCAATTCAAACAGAGCCCTACCAAGGAAAACTTCCGTAGCTGCTGCTCCAGGAGCGCCTGTTATAAAGCAACCTGTACCAACATACGGAGGTAATGCCTCAACTTCAGCTCGCCAGGAATTTTTGAGGTGGTGCAGATCACAAATGAAGCTTCTACCGGGGATAGAAATCAACAGTGTTTTGGAAATGCTGTTGTCATTGCCTGCCGGGAATGAATCCCAAGAGATCATTGCTGACACTATTTACTCAAATAGTTCCATCATGGATGGCAAGAGATTTGCTACAGAGTTCATCAAAAGACGTATAGAGTGTGAAAAGAAATTAGTGGACCCGTTAACCTGGAGTCAAGCTTTATCATTGCCCGAAGGTGAACAGGACGACTGGGAATTCCAAGTCGTGGGTAAGAAGAAGGGCAGAAGGCATTAA
- the SEC66 gene encoding Sec63 complex subunit SEC66 (similar to Ashbya gossypii AGR210C), with the protein MSSYNQTGYNETFFQEGEGSQAETKKVSFYTPLIYVSILIISLMIFASQYRRKKLEERSRLPSIFDEHDARDLYFELKELSLTEKVHDKVLKAALLNRGAEAVRRTIKLKEFTPQMEILYKNGSVGDDYWQRYQNEMKLVDHELKECIQEAESLQPGWPQMFVTVAKEICFNQALHRRYDSILTRKKITIEQWELSFDDNGKLIE; encoded by the coding sequence ATGTCTTCATATAATCAAACAGGATACAATGAGACTTTCTTCCAGGAAGGAGAGGGGTCTCAGGCGGAAACAAAGAAAGTTAGTTTTTATACACCGTTGATATACGTTTCTATTCTAATAATTTCGTTAATGATATTTGCTAGTCAATATAGGAGAAAGAAGTTGGAGGAGCGGTCAAGACTACCTAGTATTTTCGATGAACATGATGCTCGAGATCTATATTTTGAGTTAAAGGAATTGAGTCTGACCGAAAAAGTTCATGACAAAGTATTAAAGGCAGCACTTTTGAATAGAGGAGCTGAAGCGGTAAGAAGGACTATTAAACTCAAGGAATTTACTCCACAGATGGAAATACTGTACAAGAATGGTTCTGTTGGGGATGACTACTGGCAGCGGTATCAAAATGAGATGAAATTGGTCGACCACGAGCTTAAAGAATGTATTCAAGAAGCAGAGAGTTTGCAGCCAGGTTGGCCACAAATGTTTGTGACTGTGGCCAAAGAAATATGTTTCAATCAGGCTTTACATAGAAGATATGATTCCATTCTAACTAGAAAGAAGATTACGATCGAACAGTGGGAGTTAAGTTTTGATGACAACGGAAAATTGATTGAATGA
- the NPL4 gene encoding nuclear protein localization protein 4 (similar to Ashbya gossypii AGR211W), producing MLIRFRSKSGTHRVECQESDLVGDIIRKWIDIVRVAVDLASISIATADNPRSNTPVTKLAGETVSSLALKHGDMLTVTYKEASDSAPVQFGVQREVKVKVKELAVDEELEKEEGLIQRKRSRLCRHGDKGMCEYCSPLPPWDRSYQQENSTKHISFHAYVRELNEHTNKASGSSYIPPLSQPDFHVNKNCPAGHVPWPRSICSKCQPSAISLQRQEFRMVDHVEFQHSELVNEFIDSWRTTGMQRFGYLYGTYSKYTNTPLGIKAVVEAIWEPPQHDEQDGLTMDIEQVALEVGHVDNLASEMGLMRVGMIFTDLTDSGNGDGTVFCKRHKDSFFLSSLEVIMAAKHQLNAPNACRFSQQSRFSSKFFTCVVSGNLEGEIDISAYQVSTDAEALVDSDIISGSTHPSMAYINETTHNRYVPDIFYMRKNEYNITVKENAKPAFPVDYLIVSLTHGFPVPSASNAPKFHRHTGFPWTNRQALGQSQDYLELKRYILPTANSSDLFKLQQQLSNFHLLLYIHSLHILNSKEWSLLLAATTCTPSTEPFTEPHPAIHEFVVSPGWQTLLLLLQEAA from the coding sequence ATGTTAATACGGTTTAGGTCCAAGAGTGGAACACATCGTGTTGAGTGTCAGGAAAGCGATTTAGTGGGCGACATAATTCGCAAATGGATAGATATTGTCCGTGTGGCAGTTGATTTGGCTTCAATTTCAATTGCAACAGCTGATAATCCGAGGAGTAATACCCCAGTGACAAAATTAGCAGGAGAGACAGTGAGTTCGTTGGCGTTAAAGCATGGGGACATGCTGACCGTTACGTATAAGGAGGCATCTGATTCAGCACCGGTACAATTTGGAGTGCAAAGAGAAGTCAAAGTGAAAGTTAAGGAATTGGCAGTAGACGAGGAATTAGAGAAGGAAGAAGGATTGATTCAACGCAAGAGGTCTAGGCTTTGTAGACATGGTGACAAAGGGATGTGCGAATATTGTTCACCGTTGCCACCGTGGGACAGAAGTTACCAGCAAGAAAACAGCACTAAGCATATCTCATTTCATGCTTATGTTAGGGAATTGAATGAGCACACGAACAAGGCTAGCGGCAGTTCTTACATTCCGCCTCTAAGCCAGCCCGACTTCCAcgtaaacaaaaattgcCCTGCAGGCCATGTTCCCTGGCCTCGCAGTATCTGCTCTAAGTGCCAGCCGTCTGCTATATCCTTGCAGCGGCAGGAGTTTAGAATGGTAGACCATGTTGAATTCCAACATAGCGAACTCGTCAACGAGTTCATTGACAGCTGGAGAACTACTGGTATGCAGCGGTTCGGCTATCTCTACGGGACgtattccaaatataccAACACACCTCTGGGTATCAAAGCTGTCGTGGAGGCCATCTGGGAGCCTCCACAACATGACGAACAAGACGGGCTCACGATGGATATAGAGCAAGTCGCACTCGAAGTCGGTCACGTTGATAATCTGGCTTCGGAAATGGGTCTCATGCGTGTCGGCATGATTTTCACCGACCTCACAGATTCAGGGAACGGTGACGGTACTGTGTTTTGCAAACGTCACAAAGACTCCTTTTTCCTTTCCTCCTTGGAAGTCATCATGGCTGCAAAGCATCAATTAAACGCACCAAACGCCTGCCGTTTCAGCCAACAAAGCCGCTTTTCCTCCAAGTTCTTCACCTGTGTCGTTTCAGGGAATTTGGAGGGCGAAATTGACATCTCTGCCTACCAAGTCTCAACCGATGCCGAAGCCCTTGTAGACTCTGACATCATCTCAGGCTCCACCCACCCTTCCATGGCTTACATTAACGAAACTACACACAATCGTTACGTCCCGGACATCTTCTACATGCGCAAAAACGAATATAACATCACCGTCAAAGAAAATGCAAAACCCGCATTCCCAGTAGACTACCTAATCGTGTCCCTAACCCACGGTTTCCCCGTCCCCTCCGCCTCGAATGCCCCCAAATTTCATCGTCACACGGGTTTCCCCTGGACAAATCGCCAAGCTCTGGGCCAATCCCAAGACTACCTAGAACTCAAACGCTACATCTTACCTACTGCAAATTCATCTGATTTATTCAAACTACAACAACAGTTATCAAACTTCCATCTCTTGCTATACATCCATTCCCTGCACATTCTAAACTCCAAGGAGTGGTCTCTACTACTAGCCGCCACCACTTGCACGCCTTCTACAGAACCTTTTACAGAACCTCATCCCGCCATTCATGAGTTTGTGGTCTCACCAGGATGGCAAactcttcttctgcttctcCAGGAGGCCGCATAG